One Bremerella alba genomic window carries:
- a CDS encoding tetratricopeptide repeat protein → MRPSFQKLWLVVVFALVATGSAMVQADQAADQYRIASFHYARGDWQQAIDAFDQFLAQQPDHAQVGVIHFYRGESLVQLSRSEEALRAYTLFVSKLPEHSFVEHAEFRVAECYFLSGQNDAAKNAFQIFQSKYKNSKLISHAYPYLAEIASKDKRWNDAILMYGKSVKEATSASMTVESRLGLARCFGQTGDWKEAGLAYEQLLIDLKDHPGKYAAGSIALEAGIAEFKAGNYRRAVDRFELAAKDQPEIADQTSFWIAKTYYQVRDWPNAVDRLEQLKTNKSLPQFQDEIHYLLAKISLAQGNTSEAVALLTQQIEAWPDSSWTDEALYQLIRIHLEGQDLAAAQVAWQQLSKRSSPNSLTILAQMNLATQLQASDAHAKAIEVLQLEFPQVEAKAAQADRRNYLLAVSLFALSRKEEAKQLLESTESIQAGPYRGMSLMLLGLIHSQNEEWNNTVDVLDRSLKDLTATEHRNLVQLRRTTALLHCDKVEDAREAWSQVDRRQIATVTYLSEVTQIAGAAFRSGEIAWAKTLYQELAANENSETFVEQGLAGLAWCQLATSDATAATKTLDQLLEKNPNSALAVGAMYQQAQQMEEIDVELAIGRYQQLAKHHPQDPLAAHAKLRCASLFDQLQRDSEAEAILMELTESQPDVLPAEDLWYRLAWVRMDQKKQDQALEAFDQIHQRFQDSDLWEDSTYRIAEAALGAGDIEKARLYLQKLLDKKGESKVAMFGSYMLGQVEVQAGNWQAAIPHMDAVSEHVADEPLHSMAMFWGGEARFRSEKFEEAKTQFEQMLTDNMGRDLESLPIAEMRLAQILAHQNDWEAAYQKALKIEKDYPDFAQTHELDYLMGRCLARQGEFQQARAAYAKVVQSPTARQSETAAMAQWMIGETFFHQKNYDAAVRAYAQVATNYEAFPKWKAAALLQIGKCHEIQENWEKATQYYTEVRTEFEDSPFAPEAETRLSVVRQRTQQAQRDGMRTK, encoded by the coding sequence ATGAGACCCTCTTTTCAAAAGCTTTGGCTAGTTGTTGTATTCGCCCTGGTCGCGACCGGGAGTGCTATGGTCCAAGCGGACCAGGCAGCTGACCAATATCGGATTGCCTCGTTTCATTATGCGCGGGGTGATTGGCAGCAGGCGATTGACGCGTTCGATCAATTTCTGGCTCAGCAGCCAGATCACGCTCAGGTAGGTGTCATTCACTTCTACCGCGGAGAGTCGCTCGTTCAGTTGTCGCGGAGTGAAGAAGCGCTGCGTGCCTACACGCTTTTTGTAAGTAAGCTACCGGAGCATAGCTTCGTGGAACACGCTGAATTCCGTGTTGCCGAATGCTACTTTCTTTCCGGACAGAACGATGCTGCGAAGAACGCTTTTCAAATCTTTCAGAGCAAATACAAAAATAGCAAGCTGATCTCTCACGCCTATCCTTATCTTGCCGAGATCGCGAGCAAGGATAAACGCTGGAACGACGCAATTTTGATGTACGGCAAGTCGGTCAAAGAAGCGACCTCCGCCAGCATGACGGTGGAGTCTCGCTTGGGACTGGCGCGTTGTTTTGGTCAAACGGGTGACTGGAAAGAAGCAGGGCTTGCTTACGAACAATTGCTGATCGACTTGAAAGACCACCCCGGAAAGTACGCTGCCGGTAGCATCGCATTGGAGGCCGGCATCGCAGAATTCAAGGCCGGGAACTATCGCCGAGCCGTCGATCGCTTTGAACTTGCCGCCAAGGATCAGCCTGAGATTGCCGATCAGACCAGCTTCTGGATTGCCAAAACATACTATCAAGTTCGTGATTGGCCGAACGCGGTCGATCGCCTGGAGCAGCTCAAGACAAACAAGTCTTTGCCGCAGTTCCAGGACGAGATCCACTATCTGTTGGCTAAGATTTCCCTCGCTCAGGGCAACACCAGCGAGGCTGTCGCGCTGCTTACCCAGCAGATCGAAGCCTGGCCCGATTCTTCGTGGACTGACGAGGCACTGTATCAGCTGATAAGAATTCACTTGGAAGGCCAAGACCTGGCCGCGGCTCAGGTTGCCTGGCAGCAGTTGTCGAAGCGATCGTCGCCCAATTCGTTGACCATTCTCGCTCAGATGAACTTAGCGACCCAGTTGCAAGCAAGTGACGCCCACGCGAAAGCCATTGAGGTCTTGCAGCTGGAATTTCCGCAGGTCGAAGCAAAGGCTGCCCAGGCAGATCGCCGGAACTATTTGCTGGCCGTATCGCTCTTTGCCCTCTCGCGAAAAGAAGAAGCGAAGCAGTTACTTGAATCCACTGAGTCGATCCAGGCAGGACCCTACCGCGGTATGTCGCTCATGCTGTTGGGATTGATCCACAGCCAAAACGAAGAGTGGAATAACACCGTCGACGTTCTGGATCGCTCGCTCAAAGATTTGACCGCGACCGAACACCGCAATCTCGTCCAGCTTCGCCGCACGACTGCACTGCTCCACTGCGATAAGGTAGAAGACGCGAGAGAGGCTTGGAGCCAAGTCGATCGTCGACAGATTGCCACCGTGACCTACCTAAGCGAAGTAACGCAAATTGCTGGGGCGGCCTTTCGCAGCGGGGAAATCGCTTGGGCTAAGACGCTCTATCAGGAATTAGCCGCCAACGAAAATTCAGAAACGTTTGTTGAACAAGGTCTGGCCGGTCTAGCTTGGTGTCAATTGGCTACCTCGGATGCAACCGCTGCCACGAAGACCCTCGATCAACTTCTCGAGAAGAACCCCAATAGTGCGTTGGCCGTGGGGGCAATGTATCAGCAGGCCCAGCAGATGGAAGAAATTGACGTCGAGCTGGCCATCGGACGCTATCAACAATTGGCCAAGCATCATCCCCAGGATCCCCTGGCTGCTCATGCCAAGCTGCGATGTGCTTCGCTTTTCGATCAGCTGCAACGAGATTCCGAGGCGGAAGCCATCCTGATGGAGCTCACGGAAAGTCAACCTGACGTGCTGCCGGCAGAAGACCTGTGGTATCGCCTGGCCTGGGTTCGCATGGATCAGAAGAAGCAGGATCAGGCTCTGGAAGCGTTCGATCAGATCCATCAGCGGTTCCAAGATAGTGATCTGTGGGAAGACTCGACTTACCGCATCGCCGAAGCCGCACTGGGTGCCGGTGATATCGAGAAAGCACGTCTTTATCTACAGAAGCTGCTCGACAAAAAAGGCGAAAGCAAGGTCGCCATGTTTGGCAGCTACATGTTGGGCCAGGTTGAAGTGCAGGCCGGCAACTGGCAAGCCGCGATTCCTCACATGGACGCTGTTTCCGAGCATGTCGCCGATGAACCTCTGCACAGCATGGCCATGTTCTGGGGGGGCGAAGCCCGCTTTCGCAGCGAGAAGTTCGAGGAAGCCAAGACCCAATTCGAGCAGATGCTGACCGACAACATGGGCCGTGACCTGGAAAGCTTGCCCATTGCCGAGATGCGGCTCGCTCAGATCCTCGCTCATCAAAACGATTGGGAAGCCGCCTACCAAAAGGCTTTGAAAATCGAGAAGGATTATCCTGATTTTGCACAGACTCATGAACTCGACTACTTGATGGGCCGATGCCTGGCTCGGCAGGGCGAGTTCCAACAGGCACGTGCTGCGTACGCGAAGGTGGTTCAATCGCCGACAGCACGCCAAAGCGAAACGGCGGCGATGGCTCAGTGGATGATTGGCGAGACCTTCTTCCATCAAAAGAACTACGATGCGGCCGTTCGGGCTTATGCTCAAGTCGCTACCAATTACGAAGCGTTCCCGAAGTGGAAAGCGGCTGCCTTATTACAGATCGGCAAGTGCCACGAGATCCAAGAGAACTGGGAAAAGGCCACGCAGTACTACACGGAAGTACGTACTGAATTCGAGGACTCACCTTTTGCCCCAGAGGCGGAAACACGATTGAGCGTCGTGCGTCAGCGCACCCAGCAAGCTCAACGGGATGGAATGAGGACCAAGTAA
- a CDS encoding 3-keto-disaccharide hydrolase yields the protein MRTLLASLLLGLLIVGPTSSVFAAEPEDGFVPIFNGKNFDGWVGNTKGYKVEEESIVCDPTAGGGNIYTEKEYANFVLRFEFKLPPGANNGLGIRAPLSGNTAYNGYELQILDDTAKKYENLKKYQYHGSLYGLAAAKRGHLNPVGEWNEQEVTVDGDLVKVVLNGTEILKVDLEEIRSNPTLDGNDHPGLKRSTGHIGFLGHGDKVEFRKLRVKSLPESK from the coding sequence ATGCGAACTCTTTTGGCTTCCCTTCTATTGGGCCTGTTGATTGTTGGTCCGACCTCTTCTGTTTTCGCCGCCGAGCCTGAAGACGGCTTCGTCCCGATTTTCAACGGCAAGAACTTCGACGGTTGGGTGGGCAACACCAAGGGATATAAGGTCGAAGAGGAAAGCATCGTCTGCGATCCAACCGCAGGCGGCGGAAACATCTACACCGAGAAAGAGTACGCCAACTTCGTTCTGCGATTTGAATTCAAGCTGCCACCTGGGGCGAATAACGGCCTGGGAATCCGAGCGCCCCTCTCCGGTAACACCGCCTACAACGGGTATGAATTGCAGATTTTGGACGACACCGCCAAGAAGTACGAGAATCTGAAGAAATATCAGTACCATGGTTCGCTCTACGGATTGGCAGCAGCGAAACGGGGTCATTTGAATCCGGTTGGTGAATGGAATGAGCAGGAAGTGACCGTGGATGGCGATTTGGTGAAGGTCGTTCTTAACGGTACCGAAATCCTTAAGGTCGACCTGGAAGAGATTCGCAGCAATCCCACGCTGGATGGAAACGATCATCCTGGCCTGAAACGTTCGACCGGGCACATCGGCTTTTTGGGACACGGCGACAAAGTCGAATTTCGCAAGTTGCGAGTCAAGTCGCTGCCTGAGTCGAAGTAG
- a CDS encoding AraC family transcriptional regulator: MLNLTHSLTNRALEETLPSWGVLILESHHGPDFEMEFRVHDFVKVVYVISGSGYVHVAEDRYEVAPRDMVVVLPGRKNRVEDSPNSPISCYVLCVHRSLLSFDPQAVSALPLGLLPRQAHFAQRIERRLRRLLYQQLQNSPLTPLAMVSNGLETLSLISSHRVDKSDGLTDLSQEPGVDEMVAYIRHLDTHFFEATTIDEASSSIGIPRRRFTQLFRGVTGQTWLNYVQELRVEHACRLLETTERPITSIAFECGFAELSTFYRAFRKMRDVTPSAWRRSRAD, from the coding sequence ATGTTGAATTTGACGCATTCACTGACAAATCGCGCCTTGGAAGAGACCCTCCCCTCGTGGGGTGTCTTGATTCTCGAAAGTCATCATGGCCCAGACTTCGAGATGGAGTTTCGCGTCCATGACTTCGTGAAGGTGGTTTACGTCATCTCAGGCAGCGGTTACGTCCATGTAGCGGAAGATCGCTACGAGGTGGCGCCGCGAGACATGGTGGTGGTTCTGCCGGGTCGTAAGAATCGCGTAGAAGACTCGCCGAATTCACCGATTTCGTGTTACGTCCTGTGCGTGCATCGGTCGCTGCTTTCCTTCGACCCGCAAGCGGTTTCAGCGTTGCCGTTGGGGTTATTGCCGCGTCAGGCGCATTTCGCACAACGGATCGAGCGACGTTTGCGGCGTTTGCTATATCAGCAGCTGCAGAATAGTCCATTAACGCCATTGGCAATGGTTTCAAACGGACTGGAGACCCTCTCGCTGATTTCAAGTCATCGGGTCGACAAGTCGGATGGCTTGACCGATCTGTCTCAAGAGCCTGGAGTCGACGAGATGGTGGCCTACATTCGCCACCTGGATACCCACTTTTTTGAAGCCACGACGATCGACGAAGCCTCGAGCAGCATTGGGATCCCCCGGCGTCGGTTTACTCAGTTGTTTCGAGGGGTGACAGGGCAGACTTGGCTGAACTACGTGCAAGAGTTGCGTGTCGAGCATGCCTGTCGGCTACTCGAAACGACCGAACGCCCGATTACATCGATCGCGTTCGAGTGTGGTTTTGCTGAGCTTTCTACTTTCTATCGTGCTTTTCGCAAAATGCGCGACGTGACACCCAGTGCCTGGCGTCGGTCTCGGGCCGATTAG
- a CDS encoding BON domain-containing protein gives MSRLIHLAIIAAFMAVPAITMGGDTEIAQSIVKQMQAKKSEGSLKGFNIGLRVEEGVVWLEGHVSNPHQHDLAIDIARRVSGVQRVVDGIRIEGNVVAQPEAAEPVSAPRDLAAGDLSKPARQVPAEPVSKPMVQAVAQKMPSVPQAIEEPMLEPQGEFSFSPVQPVSAEKPSEEQSVLASQPTPAAPIRQLKPVPSGQPRPIPAQAPAYQVAANNNAAAANAGAHMAQQPMATVAPPAYYPAQYGYGHYRPSRYDHPHMPGYAWPAYAAHPNYAAVTYPRQYSPQAWPYIGPFYPYPQVPLGWRKVEMEWKDGWWTLDFKARRHNSF, from the coding sequence ATGTCACGTCTAATTCATTTGGCGATCATCGCGGCCTTTATGGCCGTGCCTGCGATTACGATGGGTGGGGATACCGAAATTGCCCAGTCCATTGTTAAGCAGATGCAAGCCAAAAAGTCTGAGGGGAGCCTTAAAGGCTTCAATATTGGTTTGCGAGTGGAAGAAGGGGTCGTCTGGCTGGAAGGCCACGTCTCGAACCCTCACCAGCATGATCTGGCGATCGATATCGCTCGTCGTGTTTCCGGTGTCCAACGCGTTGTCGATGGTATTCGCATCGAAGGCAACGTCGTTGCTCAGCCAGAAGCTGCCGAGCCGGTATCTGCTCCGCGTGATCTGGCCGCCGGTGATCTGAGCAAGCCTGCTCGTCAGGTGCCAGCTGAACCGGTTTCCAAGCCTATGGTTCAGGCTGTCGCTCAGAAGATGCCATCGGTGCCACAAGCCATCGAAGAGCCAATGCTCGAACCACAGGGTGAATTTAGCTTCTCGCCGGTCCAGCCGGTCAGTGCTGAAAAGCCAAGTGAAGAGCAGAGCGTGTTGGCCAGTCAGCCAACTCCGGCAGCTCCGATTCGTCAGCTGAAGCCAGTTCCATCTGGCCAGCCTCGACCGATCCCGGCTCAAGCTCCTGCTTACCAGGTTGCTGCCAACAACAATGCTGCCGCAGCGAACGCCGGTGCTCATATGGCTCAACAGCCTATGGCGACCGTCGCTCCTCCGGCATACTACCCGGCACAGTACGGCTACGGTCACTACCGACCATCTCGGTACGACCACCCGCACATGCCTGGTTACGCCTGGCCTGCCTATGCGGCTCACCCGAACTACGCGGCTGTAACCTATCCGCGTCAGTACTCGCCGCAAGCTTGGCCTTACATCGGCCCGTTCTATCCTTACCCACAAGTCCCGCTGGGATGGCGTAAGGTCGAAATGGAATGGAAAGATGGCTGGTGGACGCTGGACTTCAAGGCCCGTCGCCACAACTCCTTCTAA